In Mytilus trossulus isolate FHL-02 chromosome 6, PNRI_Mtr1.1.1.hap1, whole genome shotgun sequence, a single window of DNA contains:
- the LOC134722295 gene encoding uncharacterized protein LOC134722295, with translation MHYGEKTLLLILLSQITCCSFQKSVERKKQIPVAPHTDNYKDTLLWTIELKHNNSEHVKQIPGHSHDLQDDLFRFGNIYIQNEGQTESDRNLARKVAPECNLTFLGHIGHLKNIYLFGHALSEHTEKNTTHKFINVDFKTLKSVIDDIETKLDNHDNVVWFHREKVFSREKRRIQFRDPAYNQQWHLNNYASGMDINVTGVWEHNITGLGITVSVVDDVVDDCKLGFTVSVVDDVVDDGKLIGFTVSVVDDVVDDGKLGFTVSFVDDGKLGFTFAVVDDVVDDGKLSFTVSVGDDGT, from the exons ATGCATTATGGAGAAAAGACATTGTTATTGATTCTTCTAAGTCAGATTACATGTTGTTCATTTCAAAAATCTGTTGAAAGAAAGAAACAGATTCCAGTTGCTCCTCACACTGACAATTATAAAGACACTTTGTTATGGACCATTGAATTAAAACACAATAATAGtgaacatgtaaaacaaattccAGGTCACAGCCATGACCTTCAAGATGATCTCTTTAGATTTggtaatatttatatacaaaatgaaggtcaaacTGAAAGTGACAGAAATCTGGCAAGAAAAGTAGCACCAGAATGTAATCTAACCTTCCTTGGACATattggacatttaaaaaatatatatctgtttGGACATGCCTTGTCTGAGCATACAGAAAAGAACACAacacataaatttataaatgttgactttaaaacattgaaatcTGTCATAGATGATATAGAAACAAAACTAGACAATCATGATAATGTGGTTTGGTTCCACAGAGAAAAAGTATTCTCCAGGGAAAAGAGAAGGATACAGTTCAGGGATCCAGCTTATAACCAACAATGGCATTTG AATAACTATGCTAGTGGTATGGATATTAATGTAACTGGTGTATGGGAACACAATATCACTGGTTTAGGTATCACtgtttcagttgtagatgatg ttgtagatgatTGTAAGTTAGGTTTCACAgtttcagttgtagatgatg ttgtagatgatggtaagtTAATAGGTTTCACAgtttcagttgtagatgatg ttgtagatgatggtaagtTAGGTTTCACAGTTTCATttgtagatgatggtaagtTAGGTTTCACTTTTGCAGTTGTAGATGATG ttgtagatgatggtaagtTAAGTTTCACAGTTTCAGTTGGAGATGATGGTACCTAa